One Microbacterium trichothecenolyticum DNA window includes the following coding sequences:
- a CDS encoding phosphotransferase — MPRSPLILAASATAALPRTAITSVSALTENAGGRFDTALARTDDGREVVVRMPADEDAGADLAAESRALHALTPGVRALLPFAVPEVVGETGSGANRVLVVGRIEGYRIEPAHLPKGPGYAPAIGGALAAVHALPVSIVRTDGLPVRSPEQVRDDVRRLLDRADATGRVSDALMLRWRRAVEVDELWRFEAAVVLGGATSSSVLLADDDDDVPHVVGLLDWAGLSVGDPALDLRWIASAPLAADDVHAGYAAGAERSPDPLLRERARLYAELEFARWLVHGTDAGQPDVVADAVALLDALAEGVRGDHIVPDARSDIDDALALVDSVPPVATAAAVDTSMQTDAYDPEALSLYLSAERDRAAAAEALAEALAADSDQDAETGALAFGPAIIDDAQTADPGATEPIDLEGWTDSPLSRPRVADGEPTASSPDGTTSEPAPEPALTHGDGSLPTWTRDEGPALRDAEAPDDEEEAARASRAALRRWGVARYDA; from the coding sequence ATGCCACGCTCGCCCCTCATTTTAGCCGCGTCGGCGACCGCGGCCCTGCCGCGGACCGCCATCACGAGTGTCAGCGCGCTGACCGAGAACGCCGGCGGGAGGTTCGACACCGCCCTCGCCCGCACCGACGACGGGCGCGAGGTCGTGGTGCGCATGCCCGCCGACGAAGACGCCGGCGCCGACCTCGCAGCAGAGTCGCGCGCCCTGCACGCGCTCACCCCGGGTGTGCGGGCGCTGCTGCCCTTCGCGGTCCCCGAGGTGGTCGGTGAGACCGGGTCGGGAGCGAACCGGGTGCTCGTGGTGGGGCGGATCGAGGGGTACCGCATCGAACCGGCGCACCTGCCGAAAGGCCCCGGGTACGCGCCCGCGATCGGTGGCGCCCTCGCGGCCGTGCACGCACTGCCGGTGTCGATCGTGCGCACCGACGGACTGCCCGTACGCTCGCCCGAGCAGGTGCGCGACGACGTGCGGCGTCTGCTCGACAGGGCCGACGCCACCGGCCGCGTCAGCGACGCGCTCATGCTCCGCTGGCGCCGGGCTGTCGAGGTCGACGAACTCTGGAGGTTCGAGGCCGCTGTCGTCCTCGGCGGTGCGACGAGCTCGTCGGTCCTGCTCGCCGACGATGACGACGACGTGCCCCACGTCGTCGGCCTGCTCGACTGGGCGGGTCTGAGCGTGGGAGACCCGGCGTTGGATCTGCGGTGGATCGCCTCCGCACCCCTGGCCGCCGACGACGTGCACGCCGGCTACGCCGCCGGTGCCGAGCGGTCTCCCGACCCGCTGCTGCGGGAGCGGGCGCGCCTGTACGCCGAGCTCGAGTTCGCGCGCTGGCTCGTGCACGGGACCGACGCCGGCCAGCCCGACGTGGTCGCCGACGCGGTGGCCCTGCTCGACGCGCTCGCGGAGGGTGTGCGCGGAGACCACATCGTGCCGGACGCGCGGAGCGACATCGACGACGCGCTCGCCCTCGTCGACAGTGTTCCCCCGGTGGCGACGGCGGCCGCCGTGGACACGTCCATGCAGACCGACGCCTATGACCCCGAGGCCCTGTCGCTGTACCTGTCGGCCGAACGCGACCGCGCCGCCGCGGCCGAAGCACTGGCCGAGGCCCTCGCGGCCGATTCGGATCAGGATGCCGAGACGGGGGCGCTCGCGTTCGGCCCCGCGATCATCGACGACGCGCAGACCGCGGATCCCGGGGCGACCGAGCCGATCGATCTCGAGGGCTGGACGGACTCCCCGCTCTCCCGTCCCCGCGTCGCGGACGGCGAGCCGACGGCATCGTCACCCGACGGGACCACCAGCGAGCCGGCCCCCGAGCCCGCGCTCACCCACGGCGACGGGTCGCTTCCCACCTGGACCAGGGACGAGGGCCCTGCACTCCGCGACGCGGAGGCCCCCGACGACGAAGAGGAGGCTGCGCGCGCGAGTCGCGCTGCCCTGCGCCGCTGGGGCGTGGCACGATACGACGCCTGA
- a CDS encoding lycopene cyclase domain-containing protein: protein MTYPLIVVPFVIVTAAVTLATLRRPRFRERMASSGLLALVLVGLTLVFDNLMIAVDLFSYPDEHLSGLRLGLAPIEDFAYPLCAAFLVPALFTLLSPRPSPKDAA, encoded by the coding sequence GTGACGTATCCTCTCATCGTCGTGCCGTTCGTCATCGTCACGGCCGCCGTGACTCTCGCGACGCTGCGCCGCCCGCGTTTCCGCGAGCGCATGGCATCCTCGGGCCTGCTCGCGCTGGTGCTCGTCGGGCTCACCCTGGTCTTCGACAATCTCATGATCGCCGTCGACCTGTTCTCGTACCCCGACGAGCATTTGAGCGGCCTTCGACTCGGGCTCGCACCGATCGAAGACTTCGCCTACCCGCTGTGCGCGGCGTTCCTCGTCCCCGCGCTCTTCACGCTGCTGTCTCCCCGCCCCTCCCCGAAGGACGCCGCATGA
- a CDS encoding YlbL family protein, giving the protein MTLFDENVSVVPTPRRPLRRRALVGTWSLAIAVIVLFVMTFLPTAYVIQQPGPVFNTLGSSTGADGQQVPLISVPDEDDDTSSGQLDLLTVQVSGNRERTPSWVELVSAWFDRSRAVVPIDRIFPAGQTTEQRNTENAALMTDSQVEASAAALRELGYDVPQQSTVVTVTDDGASAGLLQPDDVITTVDGAQVRNVEAVRAEVQARAGAPVTIGYERGGTPGTVQVTPRQREVDGQQQWLLGIALMQSFDLPIDVKIQLNDVGGPSAGMMFALGIIDKMSPGDLTGGQHIAGTGTIDADGNVGAIGGIRQKLYGARDAGATVFLAPESNCNEVVGHVPDGIRVFSTSTLTQSLTVLQTIRDGGDLDALPTCGS; this is encoded by the coding sequence GTGACCCTCTTCGACGAGAACGTCTCCGTCGTGCCCACGCCTCGACGACCGCTCCGGCGGCGCGCCCTCGTGGGCACGTGGTCGCTGGCGATCGCCGTGATCGTGCTGTTCGTGATGACCTTCCTGCCCACCGCGTACGTCATCCAGCAGCCCGGTCCGGTGTTCAACACCCTCGGCTCCTCGACCGGGGCCGACGGACAACAGGTGCCGCTCATCTCCGTCCCCGACGAGGACGATGACACCTCCTCGGGCCAGCTCGACCTGCTCACGGTGCAGGTGAGCGGCAACCGCGAGCGCACGCCGTCGTGGGTCGAACTGGTGTCGGCCTGGTTCGACCGCTCCCGCGCCGTCGTGCCGATCGACCGTATCTTCCCCGCGGGGCAGACGACCGAGCAGCGCAACACCGAGAATGCGGCTCTCATGACCGATTCGCAGGTGGAAGCCAGCGCGGCGGCACTGCGCGAGCTCGGGTACGACGTCCCGCAGCAGAGCACCGTCGTCACCGTGACCGACGACGGCGCCTCGGCGGGGCTCCTCCAGCCAGACGACGTGATCACCACCGTCGACGGTGCACAGGTACGCAATGTCGAGGCCGTGCGCGCCGAGGTACAGGCCCGGGCGGGTGCTCCCGTGACCATCGGGTACGAGCGTGGTGGCACGCCCGGAACGGTGCAGGTGACACCCCGTCAACGCGAGGTGGACGGTCAGCAGCAGTGGCTGCTCGGGATCGCCCTGATGCAGTCGTTCGACCTCCCGATCGACGTCAAGATCCAGCTCAACGACGTCGGGGGTCCGAGCGCCGGCATGATGTTCGCGCTCGGGATCATCGACAAGATGTCGCCCGGCGACCTCACCGGCGGTCAGCACATCGCCGGCACCGGCACGATCGACGCCGACGGAAACGTGGGGGCGATCGGCGGCATCCGCCAGAAGCTGTACGGCGCCCGCGACGCCGGAGCCACCGTCTTCCTGGCCCCGGAGTCGAACTGCAACGAGGTCGTGGGGCACGTGCCCGACGGCATCCGGGTCTTCTCGACGTCGACGCTGACGCAGTCGCTCACGGTGCTGCAGACCATCCGTGACGGGGGCGATCTCGACGCCCTGCCCACGTGTGGTTCGTGA
- the nudC gene encoding NAD(+) diphosphatase: protein MPLPTSSPETRPLDAALDRSAVERDGTDLLDTLRSAADTRVLAVRRDAAPVLDGRLHLLDVAGVGQPLAWAFLGRTSDGAALLLAALDDDADVDGMPDAVWTALRTGGGDLPVVEAEVFTTAVALAGWLRDAPFCPACGTLAEVRHAGWSRHCPSCGREHFPRTDPAVIVLVTSEDDRVLLGANAAWGGSRYSCFAGFAEAGESLEDAVEREVGEEAGVRLSGVVYRGSQAWPYPRSLMLGFRARVVDEAEARPDGEEIVEVRWFDREEIGSALRGEGPVQLPGPASIARRLIDDWARGVA, encoded by the coding sequence ATGCCGCTTCCCACGTCTTCCCCCGAGACTCGCCCGCTCGACGCCGCCCTCGACCGCTCCGCCGTCGAACGTGACGGCACCGACCTGCTCGACACCCTCCGCTCCGCCGCCGACACGCGCGTCCTGGCCGTTCGCCGTGATGCGGCGCCGGTCCTCGACGGGCGACTCCATCTGCTCGATGTGGCGGGCGTCGGGCAACCGCTCGCGTGGGCCTTCCTCGGGCGCACCTCCGACGGCGCCGCGCTCCTGCTGGCCGCGCTCGACGACGACGCCGACGTCGACGGCATGCCGGATGCCGTGTGGACGGCGCTGCGGACCGGGGGCGGCGACCTGCCCGTCGTCGAGGCCGAGGTCTTCACGACCGCGGTCGCGTTGGCCGGATGGCTGCGCGACGCGCCGTTCTGCCCCGCCTGCGGCACGCTCGCCGAGGTGCGGCACGCGGGATGGTCGCGGCATTGCCCGTCGTGTGGGCGCGAGCACTTCCCGCGGACGGACCCCGCGGTCATCGTGCTCGTCACCTCCGAAGACGACCGTGTGCTGCTGGGCGCGAACGCCGCGTGGGGCGGCAGCCGGTACTCGTGCTTCGCGGGGTTCGCCGAAGCGGGGGAGTCGCTCGAGGATGCCGTGGAACGCGAAGTGGGCGAAGAGGCCGGGGTGCGCCTGAGCGGTGTCGTGTACCGCGGCTCACAGGCGTGGCCGTACCCGCGCTCGCTCATGCTCGGATTCCGTGCGCGCGTCGTCGACGAGGCCGAGGCGCGCCCCGACGGCGAAGAGATCGTCGAGGTGCGCTGGTTCGACCGCGAAGAGATCGGCTCCGCGCTGCGCGGTGAGGGGCCCGTACAGCTTCCCGGCCCGGCATCCATCGCCCGCCGGCTCATCGACGACTGGGCCCGGGGCGTGGCATGA
- a CDS encoding ATP-dependent helicase, whose translation MTGPLEGLDEHQLEAARALRGPVCVLAGAGTGKTRVITRRIAHGVDTGAYSPQRVMAVTFTAKAAGEMRGRLRALGVTGVSARTFHAAALAQVNFFWPTLAGDQAPSIIDNKVRMLAHAADGVGLAPDTATLRDVAAAIEWRKVTLRSIEQYARDRPEGVGRLGVDQVVALQHAYEKLKDERRQMDFEDVLLTCAGMIEAEPRVAAAVREQYRHFTVDEFQDVSPLQNRLLELWLGDRRDLCVVGDASQTVYSFTGADARFLLDFARTHDDARVVRLERNYRSSAPVLAVANDLMRGRAGALELIAARDDDVPAPTVRAFDDDEAEAAAVARSIADSLARGVDPHDIAVLYRSHAQSAALLSALSAVGVAASVLGGRKFFDIPEVRQALMALRAASVAPMETGFLATVRDVLRSVGLTDDPPEAGGALREAWEARAALLRLAEDAPPGTDVRGFTDDLQARARDQHEPTTRTVTLATLHAAKGLEWDHVYLVGVSEGLLPISYAKTFEAVDEERRLAYVGVTRAARTLSVSWARGHGRMERSPSRFLREIGSGSLHSVDATPRPAGTNRRANAATASSRRPGR comes from the coding sequence ATGACCGGTCCTCTCGAAGGCCTCGACGAGCATCAGCTCGAAGCCGCCCGGGCCCTGCGCGGCCCGGTGTGCGTGCTCGCGGGCGCGGGAACCGGCAAGACGCGCGTGATCACGCGGCGCATCGCCCACGGCGTCGACACGGGGGCATACTCCCCGCAGCGGGTCATGGCGGTGACCTTCACCGCGAAGGCCGCCGGCGAGATGCGCGGACGTCTGCGTGCCCTCGGGGTGACGGGGGTGTCGGCGCGCACCTTCCACGCCGCGGCACTCGCCCAGGTCAACTTCTTCTGGCCCACCCTGGCGGGGGACCAGGCGCCGTCGATCATCGACAACAAGGTGCGCATGCTCGCCCATGCCGCCGACGGGGTGGGACTCGCGCCCGACACCGCGACGCTGCGCGACGTCGCCGCGGCGATCGAATGGCGCAAGGTCACGCTGCGTTCGATCGAGCAGTACGCCCGGGACCGGCCGGAGGGTGTCGGTCGCCTCGGCGTCGACCAGGTCGTCGCCCTGCAGCACGCGTACGAGAAGCTCAAAGACGAGCGGCGACAGATGGACTTCGAAGACGTGCTCCTGACGTGCGCGGGGATGATCGAGGCGGAGCCGCGTGTGGCGGCTGCGGTGCGCGAGCAGTACCGTCACTTCACCGTCGACGAGTTCCAGGACGTCTCTCCGCTGCAGAACCGCCTGCTCGAACTGTGGCTGGGGGACCGCCGCGACCTGTGCGTGGTGGGGGATGCCAGTCAGACGGTGTACTCGTTCACGGGTGCCGACGCGCGCTTCCTGCTCGACTTCGCGCGCACGCACGACGATGCACGCGTCGTGCGACTCGAACGCAACTACCGCTCGAGCGCGCCGGTGCTCGCGGTGGCGAACGACCTCATGCGCGGCCGGGCCGGCGCTCTCGAACTGATCGCGGCTCGCGACGACGACGTGCCCGCCCCCACCGTGCGCGCATTCGACGACGACGAAGCGGAAGCGGCGGCGGTCGCCCGCTCGATCGCGGACTCGCTGGCGAGGGGCGTCGATCCGCACGACATCGCCGTGCTGTACCGCTCGCACGCGCAGTCGGCGGCTCTGCTGTCGGCCCTGTCGGCGGTGGGTGTGGCCGCGTCGGTGCTGGGCGGACGCAAGTTCTTCGACATCCCCGAGGTGCGCCAGGCCCTGATGGCGTTGCGCGCGGCGTCGGTGGCGCCGATGGAGACGGGGTTTCTCGCCACCGTGCGCGACGTGCTGCGCAGCGTCGGGCTCACCGACGATCCGCCCGAGGCGGGGGGAGCACTGCGCGAGGCCTGGGAGGCGCGCGCCGCTCTGCTGCGCCTGGCCGAGGACGCGCCGCCCGGTACCGACGTGCGCGGTTTCACCGACGATCTGCAGGCCCGCGCGCGCGATCAGCACGAGCCGACCACCCGCACGGTCACTCTCGCGACGCTCCACGCGGCGAAGGGCCTGGAGTGGGACCACGTCTACCTCGTCGGAGTGAGCGAGGGCCTGCTCCCCATCTCGTACGCGAAGACGTTCGAGGCCGTCGACGAGGAACGACGCCTCGCCTACGTCGGGGTCACGCGCGCCGCCCGCACGCTGTCGGTCAGCTGGGCACGTGGACACGGGCGGATGGAGCGCTCGCCGTCGCGCTTTCTTCGAGAGATCGGCAGTGGCAGTCTTCACTCGGTCGATGCAACGCCCAGACCCGCCGGAACGAATCGACGCGCAAACGCAGCGACCGCGTCGTCTCGGCGACCGGGCAGGTGA
- a CDS encoding phytoene/squalene synthase family protein: MSSVPTGLDLYSRTADDAAAAVIARYSTSFGIATRLLGPRPRPHVRNVYALVRVADEIVDGPAHDAGLSPERERAVLDGLEADVREAIETGFSANLVVHAFARTARECGIGDDLIAPFFSSMRTDIDTAAHDDISHDAYVYGSAEVVGLMCLQVFLNAGMSAPARPAADLIDGARRLGAAFQDVNFLRDLADDADRLGRDYLDGAADDERRTAVLDRIDADLAAAAAVIPTLPPDCRAAVTAAHDLFAELSRRLRASPADAPRVRVPDGVKAALAARALIGRSPKGSRS, from the coding sequence GTGAGCTCCGTGCCCACGGGACTCGACCTGTACTCCCGCACCGCCGACGACGCCGCCGCAGCCGTCATCGCCCGGTACTCCACCTCGTTCGGCATCGCCACGCGCCTGCTCGGCCCCCGCCCGCGACCGCACGTGCGCAACGTCTACGCGCTCGTGCGCGTCGCCGACGAGATCGTCGACGGACCCGCACACGACGCCGGGCTGTCGCCCGAACGTGAGCGTGCCGTGCTCGACGGTCTCGAAGCCGACGTGCGGGAGGCCATCGAGACGGGCTTCAGTGCCAACCTCGTCGTGCACGCGTTCGCGCGCACGGCCCGCGAGTGCGGCATCGGCGACGACCTCATCGCCCCGTTCTTCTCGTCGATGCGTACCGACATCGACACCGCGGCCCACGACGACATCTCGCACGACGCCTACGTCTACGGCTCGGCCGAGGTCGTGGGGCTGATGTGTCTGCAGGTGTTCCTCAACGCCGGGATGTCGGCGCCCGCGCGCCCCGCAGCCGACCTCATCGACGGCGCCCGGCGGCTGGGAGCGGCGTTCCAAGACGTCAACTTCTTGCGCGACCTCGCCGACGACGCCGACCGTCTCGGCCGCGACTACCTCGACGGCGCGGCCGACGACGAGCGGCGCACCGCGGTCCTCGATCGCATCGACGCCGATCTCGCGGCGGCGGCAGCCGTGATCCCGACCCTCCCGCCCGACTGCCGCGCCGCGGTGACCGCCGCACACGACCTCTTCGCCGAGCTCTCGCGGCGCCTGCGTGCCAGCCCCGCCGACGCCCCGCGCGTCCGCGTTCCCGACGGCGTCAAAGCCGCTCTCGCCGCCCGCGCCCTCATCGGCCGCTCCCCGAAAGGTTCCCGTTCATGA
- a CDS encoding zinc-dependent metalloprotease: MADEDRSPEDEFQELMRRLMSGDTTGIDPEQLSRLSGMQIDPAMLQQVMNQLQGAFAGTQDGVDWSLAERQALHIANQDGLGVSSGQRTDLDQAFTLAGLWLSEATTISDLPRPARAVTRGAWVSATLPVWQELAEPVATSIADALTDALGQQAPDDMQEMIAGAGRLMRTVGGSLFATQLGQVVGRLSTEVVGGGDVGIPVMPDGDAAILPQNFADFGRDLEIPDDQLALYLATRELAHARLFRHARWLRLHVISQVRDFAHGIHVDTDALEELASRFDPSQPDELRSALESGALLPARSEEQTAALTRLENLLATIEGWVDVVTEDATSRLPAAARIAEAVRRRRAVGGPAEQALGSLVGLELRPRRMREAATMWRSVTDAVGVAARDALWDYPDLMPSADDIDDPAALVARLTATSRGETVPADAMDDALAQLIAEETGEQTTDDDASPDDEGGDAAPEDQRPV; encoded by the coding sequence GTGGCAGACGAGGACCGGAGCCCCGAGGACGAGTTCCAAGAGCTCATGCGTCGCCTCATGTCGGGCGACACCACCGGCATCGATCCGGAGCAGCTGTCCCGCCTGTCGGGCATGCAGATCGACCCCGCCATGCTGCAGCAGGTGATGAATCAGCTGCAGGGCGCGTTCGCCGGCACGCAGGACGGCGTCGACTGGAGCCTGGCCGAACGTCAGGCCCTGCACATCGCCAATCAAGACGGTCTCGGCGTGTCCAGCGGTCAGCGCACCGACCTCGACCAGGCGTTCACCCTGGCGGGGCTCTGGCTGAGTGAGGCGACCACGATCTCCGACCTGCCGCGGCCGGCCCGCGCCGTGACTCGCGGTGCCTGGGTCAGCGCGACCCTGCCCGTCTGGCAGGAGCTCGCCGAGCCCGTGGCGACCAGCATCGCCGACGCGCTCACCGACGCTCTCGGCCAGCAGGCCCCCGACGACATGCAAGAGATGATCGCGGGGGCCGGACGACTCATGCGCACCGTCGGCGGCTCCCTCTTCGCCACGCAGCTCGGCCAGGTCGTCGGGCGGCTGTCGACCGAGGTCGTCGGCGGCGGCGATGTCGGCATCCCCGTCATGCCCGACGGCGACGCAGCGATCCTGCCGCAGAACTTCGCCGACTTCGGCCGCGATCTCGAGATCCCCGACGACCAGCTCGCGCTCTACCTCGCGACCCGCGAGCTCGCGCACGCGCGTCTGTTCCGCCACGCACGTTGGCTCCGCCTGCACGTGATCTCGCAGGTGCGCGACTTCGCACACGGCATCCACGTCGACACCGATGCCCTCGAGGAGCTGGCCTCGCGCTTCGACCCGTCACAGCCGGATGAGCTGCGCAGCGCCCTCGAGAGCGGTGCGCTGCTGCCGGCGCGCTCCGAAGAGCAGACGGCGGCGCTGACCCGCCTCGAGAACCTGCTGGCGACCATCGAGGGGTGGGTCGACGTGGTCACCGAAGACGCGACGTCGCGCCTGCCCGCGGCCGCGCGCATCGCCGAGGCCGTGCGTCGGCGCCGCGCCGTCGGCGGGCCCGCCGAGCAGGCGCTGGGGTCGCTGGTCGGGCTCGAACTGCGACCGCGACGCATGCGCGAGGCGGCGACGATGTGGCGATCGGTCACCGACGCCGTCGGCGTGGCCGCGCGCGACGCACTCTGGGACTACCCCGACCTCATGCCCTCGGCCGACGACATCGACGACCCCGCCGCGCTGGTCGCCCGTCTCACCGCCACCTCGCGGGGCGAGACGGTGCCGGCGGATGCCATGGACGACGCCCTCGCGCAGCTCATCGCCGAGGAGACGGGCGAGCAGACCACCGACGACGACGCGAGCCCCGACGACGAGGGCGGCGACGCCGCTCCGGAGGACCAGCGCCCGGTGTGA
- a CDS encoding lycopene cyclase domain-containing protein: protein MPGVYLGAILFSLAGMIAIDIKFSLALRVAPVRTALAVLVSTLFFLAWDAVGIVTGVFVKGESPLFVGVELAPHLPVEEVFFLLFLSYLSIVMFAVFERRARARARARDRVAGQGRRA from the coding sequence GTGCCGGGGGTCTATCTGGGCGCGATCCTCTTCTCGTTGGCCGGCATGATCGCGATCGACATAAAGTTCTCGCTCGCGCTGCGTGTGGCCCCCGTGCGCACGGCGCTCGCCGTGCTCGTGTCGACGCTGTTCTTCCTCGCATGGGATGCCGTGGGCATCGTCACCGGCGTCTTCGTCAAGGGTGAGAGTCCCCTGTTCGTCGGCGTCGAGCTCGCGCCGCATCTGCCCGTGGAGGAAGTGTTCTTCCTGCTGTTCCTCAGCTACCTGTCGATCGTCATGTTCGCGGTGTTCGAGCGGCGGGCGCGGGCGCGGGCGCGGGCGCGCGACCGGGTGGCCGGGCAGGGGCGGCGCGCGTGA
- the crtI gene encoding phytoene desaturase family protein, with amino-acid sequence MTPQRIVVVGGGIAGLGTAALLADRGHDVQLFEARDALGGRAGSWAADGFRFDTGPSWYLMPEVFDHFFRLLGTSAAEQLDLVRLDPAYRVYGPPGKGEPIDIVSGRDAVRALFEEHEPGSGDNIDAYLDSARDAYELSTSKFLYDPYSSTKGLRDPALVKRLPTLIPLLTRTLWKRVTTDFQNTRLQQILAYPAVFLGGSPFEVPSLYHLMSHLDLGDGVLYPKGGMTEIIAAIERLARERGVRIETSAPVDAIITESGLARGVRLADGRVIAADAVVSGADLHHTENDLLEEKDRQYPQKWWKDKVPSPGALLLLLGVKGELPQLTHHTLLFTDDWHTNFDAIFGEDKHIPDPASLYICRPSASDDSVAPAGHENLFVLVPVPADPDSGRGGVSGAGDQRIEQAADRVIAQIAEWTGIPDLADRIVVRKTIAPEDFKEDLHAWHGNSLGLAHTLNQSAIFRPKNRSRKVKNLYYAGTSVLPGIGLPMCLISAELVVKRLTGDTTAGPLAEPARAVV; translated from the coding sequence ATGACCCCCCAGCGCATCGTCGTCGTCGGCGGCGGCATCGCCGGCCTCGGCACCGCCGCCCTCCTGGCCGACCGCGGGCACGATGTCCAGCTGTTCGAAGCCCGCGACGCTCTGGGCGGCCGGGCTGGATCGTGGGCGGCCGACGGGTTCCGCTTCGACACCGGCCCCAGCTGGTACCTCATGCCCGAGGTGTTCGACCACTTCTTCCGCCTGCTCGGCACCAGCGCCGCCGAGCAACTCGACCTCGTGCGCCTCGATCCCGCCTATCGCGTCTACGGTCCTCCCGGAAAGGGCGAGCCCATCGACATCGTCTCGGGTCGGGATGCCGTGCGCGCCCTGTTCGAGGAGCACGAACCCGGCTCGGGCGACAACATCGACGCCTACCTCGACTCGGCCAGAGACGCCTACGAGCTGTCGACGTCGAAGTTCCTCTACGACCCCTACTCGTCGACGAAGGGCCTGCGCGACCCCGCGCTGGTCAAGCGCCTGCCCACGCTCATCCCGCTGCTGACCCGGACCCTCTGGAAGCGCGTGACCACCGACTTCCAGAACACGCGGCTGCAGCAGATCCTCGCCTACCCTGCGGTGTTCCTCGGGGGATCGCCGTTCGAAGTGCCCAGCCTGTACCACCTCATGAGCCACCTCGACCTGGGTGACGGCGTGCTGTACCCGAAGGGTGGCATGACCGAGATCATCGCGGCCATCGAAAGGCTCGCGCGCGAGCGCGGCGTGCGCATCGAGACCTCGGCCCCGGTGGACGCCATCATCACCGAGTCGGGCCTCGCCCGCGGTGTGCGTCTGGCCGACGGACGGGTGATCGCCGCGGATGCCGTGGTCTCGGGCGCCGACCTGCACCACACCGAGAACGACCTGCTCGAGGAGAAGGACCGCCAGTACCCGCAGAAGTGGTGGAAGGACAAGGTGCCCAGCCCCGGTGCCCTGCTGCTGCTGCTCGGAGTGAAGGGCGAGCTGCCCCAGCTGACGCACCACACGCTGCTGTTCACCGACGACTGGCACACGAACTTCGATGCGATCTTCGGCGAGGACAAGCACATTCCCGATCCGGCATCCCTCTACATCTGCCGCCCGAGCGCGTCCGATGACTCCGTCGCCCCCGCGGGCCACGAGAACCTCTTCGTGCTCGTCCCCGTGCCCGCCGACCCCGACAGCGGGCGCGGCGGCGTCTCGGGCGCCGGCGACCAGCGCATCGAGCAAGCGGCCGATCGGGTGATCGCGCAGATCGCCGAATGGACCGGCATCCCGGATCTGGCCGACCGCATCGTCGTGCGCAAGACGATCGCGCCGGAGGACTTCAAGGAAGATCTGCACGCCTGGCACGGCAACTCGCTGGGGCTCGCGCACACCCTGAACCAGAGCGCGATCTTCCGGCCGAAGAACCGGTCGCGCAAGGTGAAGAACCTCTACTACGCGGGTACGTCTGTGCTGCCGGGCATCGGCCTGCCGATGTGCCTCATCTCGGCCGAGCTCGTGGTCAAGCGTCTGACCGGCGACACCACGGCCGGTCCCCTGGCGGAACCCGCGCGCGCGGTGGTCTGA
- a CDS encoding prenyltransferase, with amino-acid sequence MIPPPLTFGRIVRELFVSSRPVSWINTAFPFAAAYVLTTRQIDATLVVGILFFLVPYNLAMYGVNDVFDYESDLRNPRKGGTHGAVLDKRMHRITLWASALSCVPFVVYLVAVGSPLSWLVLALSLFFVVFYSAPPLRLKERPFADSMTSSIHFFSPAVYGLVLAGAVWTPQLVFVLVAFALWGIASHAFGAVQDVEADRAADISSIATARGARWTVRFALVAYALAGVAMLFTAWPGPLAAVLVAPYLVVCWPYRNVTDADSDRATAGWNRFLWLNQIAGFGTTMLLISWWFLTA; translated from the coding sequence ATGATTCCGCCCCCGCTGACCTTCGGGCGCATCGTCCGCGAACTGTTCGTGTCGTCGCGACCGGTGAGCTGGATCAACACCGCCTTCCCGTTCGCCGCGGCCTACGTGCTCACCACGCGGCAGATCGATGCGACGCTCGTCGTCGGCATCCTGTTCTTTCTCGTGCCGTACAACCTCGCGATGTACGGCGTGAACGACGTGTTCGACTACGAATCCGACCTGCGCAATCCCCGCAAGGGCGGCACGCACGGCGCGGTGCTCGACAAGCGCATGCACCGCATCACGCTCTGGGCGTCGGCGCTGTCGTGCGTGCCGTTCGTCGTCTACCTCGTCGCGGTCGGGTCACCGCTGTCGTGGCTCGTGCTCGCCCTCAGCCTGTTCTTCGTCGTGTTCTATTCCGCGCCGCCCCTGCGGCTGAAGGAGCGGCCCTTCGCCGACTCGATGACCAGCAGCATCCACTTCTTCTCCCCCGCCGTGTACGGGCTCGTGCTCGCAGGAGCCGTGTGGACGCCGCAGCTGGTGTTCGTCCTGGTGGCCTTCGCGCTGTGGGGCATCGCCTCGCACGCCTTCGGCGCCGTGCAAGACGTCGAGGCCGATCGCGCCGCCGACATCTCGTCGATCGCCACCGCCCGCGGCGCGCGCTGGACCGTGCGCTTCGCCCTCGTCGCCTACGCCCTGGCGGGGGTGGCCATGCTGTTCACGGCCTGGCCGGGCCCGCTGGCGGCGGTGCTCGTGGCGCCGTACCTCGTCGTGTGCTGGCCATACCGGAACGTGACCGATGCCGACAGCGACCGCGCCACGGCCGGGTGGAACCGCTTCCTCTGGCTCAACCAGATCGCCGGTTTCGGCACGACGATGCTGCTGATCTCGTGGTGGTTCCTAACCGCCTGA